One window of the Passer domesticus isolate bPasDom1 chromosome 14, bPasDom1.hap1, whole genome shotgun sequence genome contains the following:
- the AP3B2 gene encoding AP-3 complex subunit beta-2 isoform X4, which yields MGIDFCDSTQAANFQLCTHTRQFYVSIQPPVGELMAPVFMSENEFKKEQGKLMGMSEITEKLTLPEKCRSDHTIVQQVTSAANVGRVPCGASNEYRFAAKTVTSGSLVLITLERREGSMAQLTINSEKMVIGTMLVKDIIQALTQ from the exons ATGGGCATCGACTTCTGTGACTCCACCCAGGCAGCAAACTTCCAGCTGTG CACTCACACGCGCCAGTTCTACGTCTCCATCCAGCCACCCGTGGGGGAGCTCATGGCCCCTGTCTTCATGAGCGAGAACGAGTTCAAGAAGGAGCAGG GGAAGCTGATGGGCATGAGCGAGATCACAGAGAAGCTGACACTGCCTGAGAAATGCCGAAGTGACCACACCATCGTCCAGCAAGTGACCTCGGCTGCCAACGTGGGCCGCGTGCCCTGCGGGGCCAGCAATGAGTACAG GTTTGCAGCCAAGACAGTGACAAGCGGGAGCCTGGTGCTCATCACCCTGGAGCGGCGGGAGGGCTCCATGGCCCAGCTGACCATCAACAGCGAGAAGATGGTCATCGGCACCATGCTGGTGAAGGACATCATCCAGGCCCTGACACAGTGA